A window from Mangifera indica cultivar Alphonso chromosome 2, CATAS_Mindica_2.1, whole genome shotgun sequence encodes these proteins:
- the LOC123203720 gene encoding putative disease resistance protein RGA3: MADAIVNLALEQLVKITARRIVEEVRLVGGVKKEVKKLRSNLEAIQAVLLDAEERQIKGDRDVRRWLDQLKDTSYDMEDVLDEWNTEIMRLQVEGDPEDAPAPKQKVPSFFPCSCFGIKEVVLRRDIAGKIKELNKELDNIAKEKDAFNLKKMKSTKARKQVQTTPFVDVAEIRGRVSEKDFLVSKLLDERNEEQKDLPVISLIGMGGIGKTTLAQLAYNNDKVKSHFDTRVWVCVSDPFDEFRVAKAILEGLKCPTDNLGELESLLQCIHQSITGKKFLLVLDDVWSEDHNKWESFYLYLKNGSYGSKVLITTRSDRVALIMGSVDPIIMEKLSEDECWLVFTQFAFFGRPLKECKKLEKMGKEIVAKCDGLPLAAKTIGSLLRFKRPRDKWQQILDSEIWTLEEIEEGLFSPLMLSYNDLPFEIRQCFLYCAIFPKDHDIKKDHLIKLWMAQGYLGFDNDTEMEVIGQEYFDHLASRSFFQEFQKDDDGNIESCKMHDIVHDFAQFLSKNEYFTVEIHHDLVINTSNEKARHSMLTLNYGATLPISICSIKSLRTLLTDCEDSERSMYSLPDDVLPNLFGELTSLRALEISPKFGRSDLITAIPEEVKKLIHLKYLNLSGQDVEELPETFCELYNLQTLDISRCMRLKELPEGMGKLINLRHLMNYHTNSLSYMPKGIEKLTCLRTLSEFVSSSDGSNATLACLKDLKHLRGKLEIRGLQNVTNVSEVKRMQILSNKEHLFYLILTFNESAEATYFGYAREGERKIDDDELLLKALQPLPNLEKLDINGYRGSTFCSDWIMSLTGLRELLLGCCNNCMHLSPLGKLPSLESLRIYEMRVKKVVTGIESDGAFSSSTSVILFPKLKVLEFSSMSEWEEWDYGNTILPCLASLSINFCPKLRALPDALLQGAKKLQHLEISYSDLLEERYRKGTGEDWQKISHIPNINFNDSYLQGGPFPLR; this comes from the coding sequence ATGGCTGATGCAATTGTTAATCTCGCCTTGGAGCAGCTGGTTAAAATCACTGCTCGAAGGATAGTGGAAGAGGTGAGGCTAGTTGGTGGTGTCAAAAAGGAAGTGAAAAAACTTCGGAGCAATCTTGAAGCCATTCAAGCTGTGCTACTGGATGCAGAGGAGAGGCAAATAAAAGGCGACAGAGATGTGAGACGTTGGTTAGATCAGCTCAAAGACACATCCTATGACATGGAAGATGTGTTGGATGAGTGGAATACTGAAATCATGAGGTTGCAGGTTGAAGGAGATCCTGAAGATGCTCCTGCTCCTAAGCAGAAGGTACCTTCCTTCTTCCCCTGTTCTTGCTTTGGTATCAAAGAAGTTGTTTTGCGCCGTGATATAGCAggaaagataaaagaattaaataaagaaCTAGATAATATTGCCAAAGAAAAAGATGCATtcaatttaaagaaaatgaagagtACTAAAGCACGTAAACAAGTTCAAACTACGCCTTTTGTTGATGTGGCTGAAATACGTGGTCGAGTCTCTGAGAAGGATTTTTTAGTGAGCAAGTTGTTGGATGAGAGAAATGAAGAACAAAAAGACCTTCCTGTCATCTCACTTATAGGGATGGGAGGAATTGGAAAAACAACTCTTGCTCAACTAGCTTACAATAATGACAAGGTGAAAAGTCATTTTGACACAAGAGTTTGGGTGTGTGTATCAGATCCTTTTGATGAGTTTAGGGTTGCTAAAGCAATCCTTGAAGGATTAAAATGTCCTACTGATAATTTAGGTGAATTGGAGTCTCTTTTGCAATGTATTCATCAATCTATTACgggaaaaaaatttcttctcgTTTTAGATGATGTGTGGTCAGAAGATCACAACAAATGGgaatcattttatctttatctaaaGAATGGTTCCTATGGTAGTAAAGTTTTGATTACAACAAGGAGTGATAGAGTTGCATTGATTATGGGGTCAGTTGATCCTATCATTATGGAGAAATTATCTGAGGATGAATGTTGGTTGGTGTTTACACAATTCGCATTTTTTGGTAGGCCTCTTAAGGAGtgtaaaaaattagagaaaatggGAAAAGAAATTGTTGCAAAATGCGATGGGTTGCCACTTGCTGCAAAAACTATCGGCAGTCTCCTACGATTTAAGAGACCTAGAGATAAATGGCAACAAATTTTAGATAGTGAAATTTGGACATTGGAAGAGATTGAGGAAGGTCTTTTCTCACCTTTGATGTTGAGTTATAATGATTTGCCATTTGAGATAAGAcaatgttttttatattgtgCTATCTTTCCAAAAgatcatgatataaaaaaagatCACTTGATCAAATTATGGATGGCTCAAGGTTATCTTGGGTTTGACAATGATACAGAGATGGAAGTAATAGGCCAAGAGTATTTTGATCATTTAGCATCTCGATCATTCTTCCAAGAGTTTCAAAAAGACGATGATGGGAATATCGAAAGCTGCAAGATGCATGATATAGTTCATGACTTTGCTCAATTTCTCAGTAAGAATGAATATTTTACTGTAGAAATCCATCATGATCTAGTCATAAACACTTCCAATGAGAAAGCCCGACATTCGATGTTAACGCTTAACTACGGGGCTACACTTCCCATCTCCATTTGTAGCATCAAAAGTTTGCGGACTCTTTTAACTGATTGTGAAGATTCTGAACGTTCTATGTATTCGCTGCCTGATGATGTTCTACCAAATCTCTTTGGTGAATTGACAAGTTTAAGAGCATTAGAAATAAGTCCAAAATTTGGAAGATCGGATTTGATTACAGCGATTCCAGAAGaggtaaaaaaattgatacatttgaaATATCTGAATTTGTCTGGTCAGGATGTGGAAGAACTCCCGGAAACTTTTTGTGAGTTATACAATCTGCAAACTTTGGATATTTCTCGGTGTATGCGGCTTAAAGAACTGCCTGAGGGGATGGGGAAGTTGATAAACTTGCGGCATTTGATGAATTATCATACAAATTCATTAAGTTACATGCCCAAGGGAATTGAGAAATTAACTTGTCTCCGAACATTGAGTGAATTCGTTAGCAGCAGTGATGGTAGTAACGCTACTCTTGCATGCTTGAAAGATCTGAAACATTTAAGAGGAAAGCTTGAAATTAGAGGGCTACAAAATGTGACCAATGTGAGTGAGGTTAAGAGAATGCAAATTCTCAGCAATAAGGAACACCTCTTCTATTTAATCCTTACTTTCAATGAAAGTGCAGAAGCTACCTATTTTGGTTACGCTAGAGAAGGAGAGAGGAaaattgatgatgatgagttaCTTCTTAAGGCTTTGCAACCCCTTCCAAATTTGGAGAAGCTAGATATAAACGGTTACAGAGGCAGCACTTTTTGTTCTGATTGGATCATGTCATTAACCGGGCTGAGGGAATTGCTTCTTGGCTGCTGCAACAATTGTATGCATTTGTCTCCCTTGGGAAAATTGCCATCACTTGAATCACTAAGGATATATGAAATGAGAGTGAAAAAAGTAGTTACGGGAATCGAAAGCGATGGTGCATTTTCATCATCTACATCAGTTATTCTCTTTCCCAAGTTGAAAGTTCTTGAATTCTCGTCGATGTCTGAATGGGAAGAGTGGGATTACGGGAATACAATCTTGCCATGCCTTGCTTCTTTGTCAATCAATTTTTGTCCAAAATTACGTGCACTGCCAGATGCCCTTCTCCAGGGGGCGAAAAAACTACAACATCTGGAGATTTCTTATAGTGATCTTTTGGAAGAACGTTACAGAAAGGGAACAGGAGAGGACTGGCAAAAGATCTCCCACATTCCCAACATCAATTTCAATGATTCATATCTGCAAGGAGGCCCATTCCCACTCCGTTGA